The following are encoded together in the Tripterygium wilfordii isolate XIE 37 chromosome 3, ASM1340144v1, whole genome shotgun sequence genome:
- the LOC119991083 gene encoding ABC transporter G family member 15-like isoform X1: MENWRGNESSDYRGDLVRGKKVKYLVWEDVTVMDGSSNKLLSGLSGYAQADRIMAIMGPSGSGKSTLLDALAGRLSGNLWITGNVLLDGRKRRKHDRDISCVTQEEVFLGTLTVKETLTYSAHLSLPSTMTMKERNKVVEDTITKMGLEYCADTRIGNRSSRGISSGEKRRLSISVQILKRPRVLFLDEPTSGLDSAAAFFVICTLRNIACNGTIVVCSIHQPSTDVFQLFDDLLLLASGETVYLGEAEAALEFFAEAGFPCPRRRDPPDHFLRCITSDFNKIVATLKQGAPSTSDTSQPMTTAEIKAILIDKYKFSKNAPDARKIIQQIYITVCNKIIFSHFKMSINNSNQSKLITLQEEDDSESNNISYPSWCRQLWTLTCRSFMNMSRDIGYYWLRIAFYVLVAICAGTLEFDVGTGSHAPASRGKCYGFIFGIMICLSIGGLPFFTEEIRVFTRERFSGDYGEAVYVVSHFISSLPFVVAISLSSATILNYMVKFHPGFSHYLYFCIVFFCCVAITEACNLVIAALTDNPLVAPGISASYGVFMIMASNVFRPVSELPKIFWRYPVSYISYTQWAIQGQFKNDMIGLQFDPPVPGQPKLLGETILQNFMGINPNISKWWDVTALLAEIICYKLLFYMALRYKERVSSLFHSLCAKKTILLQPAQRPSSSRE; the protein is encoded by the exons ATGGAGAACTGGAGAGGCAATGAGAGTAGTGATTATCGTGGTGACCTGGTTAGGGGAAAGAAAGTGAAATATTTAGTGTGGGAGGATGTAACAGTGATGGATGGTTCATCAAACAAGTTGCTCAGTGGACTTAGTGGGTATGCACAAGCTGATCGAATCATGGCCATCATGGGTCCTTCTGGCTCAGGCAAATCTACCCTACTTGATGCTTTGGCTG GAAGGCTCTCTGGAAATCTCTGGATTACTGGGAATGTTCTATTGGATGggagaaagaggagaaaacaTGACAGAGACATT TCTTGTGTCACTCAAGAAGAAGTCTTCTTGGGAACTCTCACAGTCAAAGAAACCCTAACTTACTCTGCTCATTTGAGCCTTCCTTCCACAATGACTATGAAGGAGAGGAACAAGGTTGTTGAAGATACCATAACCAAGATGGGTCTTGAATACTGTGCTGATACTAGGATTGGAAATCGGAGTTCCAGAGGCATAAGCAGTGGGGAGAAGAGGAGGCTGAGCATAAGTGTCCAGATACTAAAGCGGCCGCGAGTCTTGTTCCTGGATGAACCCACGAGTGGCCTGGACAGTGCTGCAGCTTTCTTTGTGATTTGTACTCTCAGAAACATTGCTTGCAATGGAACGATCGTCGTTTGCTCCATTCATCAACCGAGCACCGATGTCTTCCAACTGTTCGATGATTTGCTTCTCCTGGCAAGTGGAGAAACTGTGTATTTGGGGGAGGCAGAGGCAGCTCTAGAG TTCTTTGCAGAAGCAGGGTTTCCTTGTCCGAGAAGAAGAGATCCGCCTGATCATTTCCTTCGATGTATTACATCAGACTTCAACAAAATAGTTGCAACTCTGAAGCAA GGCGCTCCGAGCACATCAGATACTTCACAGCCTATGACAACAGCAGAGATCAAAGCAATACTGATAGATAAATACAAGTTTTCCAAGAATGCTCCAGATGCAAGAAAAATTATTCAACAAATATATATCACTGTATGCAATAAAATCATTTTCTCCCATTTCAAGATGTCAATTAATAACTCGAATCAATCAAAGTTGATAACCTTGCAGGAAGAAGATGACAGTGAATCAAACAATATTAGCTACCCCAGCTGGTGCAGACAGCTATGGACATTGACATGCCGTTCTTTCATGAACATGTCAAGAGATATTGGGTACTATTGGTTACGCATTGCTTTCTATGTACTCGTAGCGATATGTGCAGGGACTTTGGAGTTTGACGTAGGGACAGGAAGCCATGCACCCGCTTCGAGAGGGAAGTGCTACGGGTTTATCTTCGGCATCATGATCTGCTTATCAATTGGGGGATTACCATTCTTCACAGAGGAAATAAGG GTTTTCACTCGCGAAAGGTTTTCCGGGGACTATGGAGAGGCTGTCTATGTAGTATCCCACTTCATCTCATCATTGCCTTTCGTGGTTGCCATATCTCTCTCTTCAGCAACAATACTTAACTATATGGTGAAGTTCCATCCAGGTTTCTCTCACTACTTGTATTTCTGTATTGTTTTCTTCTGCTGCGTTGCCATTACAGAGGCCTGTAATTTGGTAATAGCTGCACTAACAGACAACCCTCTAGTGGCACCTGGAATTTCAGCCAGCTACGGT GTTTTCATGATAATGGCATCTAATGTTTTCAGACCAGTTTCTGAACTTCCTAAGATATTTTGGCGCTACCCAGTTTCATACATCAGCTATACCCAATGGGCAATACAG GGTCAATTCAAGAATGACATGATTGGACTTCAATTCGACCCGCCAGTGCCTGGACAACCAAAGCTTCTAGGGGAAACAATTCTCCAGAATTTCATGGGGATTAACCCAAATATTTCAAAGTGGTGGGATGTCACGGCTCTCTTAGCTGAGATAATATGCTACAAATTACTCTTCTACATGGCACTACGGTACAAGGAAAGGGTGTCATCACTATTTCATAGCTTATGTGCCAAGAAAACTATCCTCCTACAACCTGCTCAAAGACCTTCCTCCAGTAGGGAGTGA
- the LOC119991083 gene encoding ABC transporter G family member 15-like isoform X2, which translates to MENWRGNESSDYRGDLVRGKKVKYLVWEDVTVMDGSSNKLLSGLSGYAQADRIMAIMGPSGSGKSTLLDALAGRLSGNLWITGNVLLDGRKRRKHDRDISCVTQEEVFLGTLTVKETLTYSAHLSLPSTMTMKERNKVVEDTITKMGLEYCADTRIGNRSSRGISSGEKRRLSISVQILKRPRVLFLDEPTSGLDSAAAFFVICTLRNIACNGTIVVCSIHQPSTDVFQLFDDLLLLASGETVYLGEAEAALEFFAEAGFPCPRRRDPPDHFLRCITSDFNKIVATLKQGAPSTSDTSQPMTTAEIKAILIDKYKFSKNAPDARKIIQQIYITVCNKIIFSHFKMSINNSNQSKLITLQEEDDSESNNISYPSWCRQLWTLTCRSFMNMSRDIGYYWLRIAFYVLVAICAGTLEFDVGTGSHAPASRGKCYGFIFGIMICLSIGGLPFFTEEIRVFTRERFSGDYGEAVYVVSHFISSLPFVVAISLSSATILNYMVKFHPDNPLVAPGISASYGVFMIMASNVFRPVSELPKIFWRYPVSYISYTQWAIQGQFKNDMIGLQFDPPVPGQPKLLGETILQNFMGINPNISKWWDVTALLAEIICYKLLFYMALRYKERVSSLFHSLCAKKTILLQPAQRPSSSRE; encoded by the exons ATGGAGAACTGGAGAGGCAATGAGAGTAGTGATTATCGTGGTGACCTGGTTAGGGGAAAGAAAGTGAAATATTTAGTGTGGGAGGATGTAACAGTGATGGATGGTTCATCAAACAAGTTGCTCAGTGGACTTAGTGGGTATGCACAAGCTGATCGAATCATGGCCATCATGGGTCCTTCTGGCTCAGGCAAATCTACCCTACTTGATGCTTTGGCTG GAAGGCTCTCTGGAAATCTCTGGATTACTGGGAATGTTCTATTGGATGggagaaagaggagaaaacaTGACAGAGACATT TCTTGTGTCACTCAAGAAGAAGTCTTCTTGGGAACTCTCACAGTCAAAGAAACCCTAACTTACTCTGCTCATTTGAGCCTTCCTTCCACAATGACTATGAAGGAGAGGAACAAGGTTGTTGAAGATACCATAACCAAGATGGGTCTTGAATACTGTGCTGATACTAGGATTGGAAATCGGAGTTCCAGAGGCATAAGCAGTGGGGAGAAGAGGAGGCTGAGCATAAGTGTCCAGATACTAAAGCGGCCGCGAGTCTTGTTCCTGGATGAACCCACGAGTGGCCTGGACAGTGCTGCAGCTTTCTTTGTGATTTGTACTCTCAGAAACATTGCTTGCAATGGAACGATCGTCGTTTGCTCCATTCATCAACCGAGCACCGATGTCTTCCAACTGTTCGATGATTTGCTTCTCCTGGCAAGTGGAGAAACTGTGTATTTGGGGGAGGCAGAGGCAGCTCTAGAG TTCTTTGCAGAAGCAGGGTTTCCTTGTCCGAGAAGAAGAGATCCGCCTGATCATTTCCTTCGATGTATTACATCAGACTTCAACAAAATAGTTGCAACTCTGAAGCAA GGCGCTCCGAGCACATCAGATACTTCACAGCCTATGACAACAGCAGAGATCAAAGCAATACTGATAGATAAATACAAGTTTTCCAAGAATGCTCCAGATGCAAGAAAAATTATTCAACAAATATATATCACTGTATGCAATAAAATCATTTTCTCCCATTTCAAGATGTCAATTAATAACTCGAATCAATCAAAGTTGATAACCTTGCAGGAAGAAGATGACAGTGAATCAAACAATATTAGCTACCCCAGCTGGTGCAGACAGCTATGGACATTGACATGCCGTTCTTTCATGAACATGTCAAGAGATATTGGGTACTATTGGTTACGCATTGCTTTCTATGTACTCGTAGCGATATGTGCAGGGACTTTGGAGTTTGACGTAGGGACAGGAAGCCATGCACCCGCTTCGAGAGGGAAGTGCTACGGGTTTATCTTCGGCATCATGATCTGCTTATCAATTGGGGGATTACCATTCTTCACAGAGGAAATAAGG GTTTTCACTCGCGAAAGGTTTTCCGGGGACTATGGAGAGGCTGTCTATGTAGTATCCCACTTCATCTCATCATTGCCTTTCGTGGTTGCCATATCTCTCTCTTCAGCAACAATACTTAACTATATGGTGAAGTTCCATCCAG ACAACCCTCTAGTGGCACCTGGAATTTCAGCCAGCTACGGT GTTTTCATGATAATGGCATCTAATGTTTTCAGACCAGTTTCTGAACTTCCTAAGATATTTTGGCGCTACCCAGTTTCATACATCAGCTATACCCAATGGGCAATACAG GGTCAATTCAAGAATGACATGATTGGACTTCAATTCGACCCGCCAGTGCCTGGACAACCAAAGCTTCTAGGGGAAACAATTCTCCAGAATTTCATGGGGATTAACCCAAATATTTCAAAGTGGTGGGATGTCACGGCTCTCTTAGCTGAGATAATATGCTACAAATTACTCTTCTACATGGCACTACGGTACAAGGAAAGGGTGTCATCACTATTTCATAGCTTATGTGCCAAGAAAACTATCCTCCTACAACCTGCTCAAAGACCTTCCTCCAGTAGGGAGTGA
- the LOC119991093 gene encoding ABC transporter G family member 15-like isoform X1: protein MENWRGFESSDDGGGLVRGKKVNYLVWEDVTVMDGSSNKLLSGLSGYAQTDRIMAIMGPSGSGKSTLLDAFAGRLSGNLWITGNVLLDGRKRRKNDTDISYVTQQDVFLGTLTVKETLTYSAHLRLPSTMTMKERNKVVEDTITKMGLEYCADTRIGNWSSRGISSGEKRRLSISVHILTRPRVLFLDEPTTGLDSAAAFFVICTLRNIACDGTIVVCSIHQPSIDVFQLFDDLFLLASGETVYLGEAEAALEFFAEAGFPCPVKRDPADHFLRCITSHFNKIIATLKQVNKDTGGPSTSDTSQPMTTAEIKAILIDNYKFSKNATDARKMIQQIYITEEDDSESNNISYPSWWRQLWTLTCRSSMNMSRDIGYYWLRMAFYVLVSISAGTLEFDVGTGSQALASRGRSCGFIFGIMICLSIGGLPFFTEEIRVFTRERFSGDYGEAVYVVSNFISSLPFVVAISLSSATILNYMVKFHPGFSHYLYFCIVLFCSIAITEACNLVIAALIHNPLLAAGISASYGAFMMMASNVFRPVSELPKIFWRYPVSYISHTQWAVQGQFKNDMIGLQFDPPVPGLPKLQGETILQNSLGINPNISKWWDVMALLAEIICYKLLFYMALRYKERVSSLFHSLCAKKTILQPAQRPSSSRE, encoded by the exons ATGGAGAACTGGAGAGGCTTCGAGAGtagtgatgatggtggtggCCTGGTTAGGGGAAAGAAAGTAAACTATTTGGTGTGGGAGGATGTAACAGTGATGGATGGTTCATCAAACAAGTTGCTAAGTGGACTTAGTGGGTATGCACAAACTGATCGAATCATGGCCATAATGGGTCCTTCTGGCTCAGGCAAATCTACCCTACTTGATGCTTTCGCTg GAAGGCTCTCTGGAAATCTCTGGATTACTGGGAATGTTCTATTGGATGggagaaagaggagaaaaaatgaCACAGATATT TCTTATGTCACTCAACAAGATGTCTTCTTGGGAACTCTCACAGTCAAAGAAACCCTAACTTACTCTGCCCATCTGAGGCTTCCTTCCACAATGACAATGAAGGAGAGGAACAAGGTTGTTGAAGATACCATAACCAAGATGGGTCTTGAATACTGTGCTGATACTAGGATTGGAAACTGGAGTTCCAGAGGCATAAGCAGTGGCGAGAAGAGGAGGCTGAGCATAAGTGTCCACATACTAACGCGGCCGCGAGTCTTGTTCCTGGATGAACCCACCACTGGCCTGGACAGTGCTGCAGCTTTCTTTGTGATTTGTACTCTGAGAAACATTGCTTGCGATGGAACTATCGTCGTTTGCTCCATTCATCAACCGAGCATCGATGTCTTCCAACTGTTTGATGATTTGTTTCTCCTGGCAAGTGGAGAAACTGTGTATTTGGGGGAGGCAGAGGCAGCTCTAGAG TTCTTTGCAGAAGCAGGGTTTCCTTGTCCGGTAAAAAGAGATCCTGCTGATCATTTCCTTCGATGTATAACATCCCACTTCAACAAAATAATTGCAACTCTGAAGCAAGTAAACAAAGATACT GGCGGTCCGAGCACATCAGATACTTCACAGCCTATGACAACAGCAGAGATCAAAGCAATACTGATAGATAACTACAAGTTTTCCAAGAATGCAACAGATGCAAGAAAAATGATTCAACAAATATATATCACT GAAGAAGATGACAGTGAATCAAACAATATTAGCTACCCCAGCTGGTGGAGACAGCTATGGACATTGACATGCCGTTCTTCCATGAACATGTCAAGAGATATTGGGTACTATTGGTTACGTATGGCTTTCTATGTACTCGTATCGATATCTGCAGGGACTTTGGAGTTTGACGTAGGGACAGGAAGCCAAGCACTTGCTTCGAGAGGGAGGAGCTGCGGGTTTATCTTCGGCATCATGATCTGCTTATCAATTGGGGGATTACCATTCTTCACAGAGGAAATAAGG GTTTTCACTCGCGAAAGGTTTTCCGGGGACTATGGAGAGGCTGTCTATGTAGTATCCAACTTCATCTCATCATTGCCTTTCGTGGTTGCCATATCTCTCTCTTCAGCAACAATACTAAACTATATGGTGAAGTTTCATCCAGGTTTCTCTCACTACTTGTATTTCTGTATCGTTCTCTTCTGCAGCATTGCCATTACAGAGGCCTGTAATTTGGTAATTGCTGCACTAATACACAATCCTCTATTGGCAGCCGGAATTTCAGCCAGCTATGGT GCTTTCATGATGATGGCATCTAATGTTTTCAGACCAGTTTCTGAACTTCCTAAGATATTTTGGCGCTACCCAGTTTCATACATCAGCCATACCCAATGGGCAGTACAG GGTCAGTTCAAGAATGACATGATTGGACTTCAATTCGACCCTCCAGTGCCTGGACTACCAAAGCTTCAAGGGGAAACAATTCTCCAGAATTCCTTGGGGATTAACCCAAATATTTCAAAGTGGTGGGATGTCATGGCTCTCTTAGCTGAGATAATATGCTACAAATTACTCTTCTACATGGCACTACGGTACAAGGAAAGGGTGTCATCACTATTTCATAGCTTATGTGCCAAGAAAACTATCCTACAACCTGCTCAAAGACCTTCCTCCAGTAGGGAGTGA
- the LOC119995344 gene encoding protein MIZU-KUSSEI 1, with amino-acid sequence MKHHHHQQQQLALPRSGSTRRITPSTHNTTTLNRLSSSSSSSSFSIIPETDEVSNKLLVTTSRHSSPATSFNRLGKLHSRFSSLLRSLLHVVALPNLVIPTCKWLSLPSNLSITPSLGRKLTGTLFGNRRGHVSFAVQDDPRSEPVLLLELAMSTATLVKEMASGLVRIALECEKVHNPDQTGRSGKLFHEPMWTMYCNGRKCGYAVTRACSEGDWHVLRTVQSVSVGAGVIPVVEDARKSCGEGELLYMRARFERVVGSRDSEAFYMLNPDGNGGPELSIFLLRI; translated from the coding sequence atgaagcaccaccaccaccaacaacaacaactggCTCTTCCAAGAAGCGGGAGCACCAGAAGAATCACACCTTCAACCCACAACACCACCACCTTAAATCgactctcctcttcttcttcctcttcttcattttcAATAATCCCCGAAACCGACGAGGTCTCCAACAAACTCCTCGTCACAACAAGCCGCCACTCCTCCCCGGCCACCTCCTTCAACCGCCTAGGAAAACTCCACTCCCGATTCTCCTCCCTCCTCCGTTCCCTCCTCCACGTCGTCGCTCTCCCCAATCTCGTAATTCCGACCTGCAAATGGCTCTCTCTGCCCTCCAATCTCTCAATTACTCCATCTCTCGGCCGCAAACTCACCGGAACTCTCTTCGGCAACCGCCGCGGACACGTCAGCTTCGCCGTACAGGACGATCCGAGATCCGAACCGGTGTTACTACTCGAGCTTGCCATGTCGACTGCGACTCTAGTCAAGGAGATGGCGTCCGGTCTGGTTCGGATTGCATTAGAGTGCGAGAAAGTGCATAATCCGGATCAGACCGGACGGTCTGGGAAGTTGTTTCATGAGCCGATGTGGACTATGTATTGTAACGGGAGGAAGTGCGGATACGCGGTGACGCGCGCGTGCTCTGAGGGTGACTGGCACGTGCTGAGGACGGTGCAGAGTGTTTCGGTTGGGGCGGGGGTTATTCCAGTGGTGGAGGATGCGCGGAAGAGTTGTGGTGAGGGTGAGTTGCTGTATATGCGGGCGAGGTTTGAGCGAGTCGTGGGGAGTCGTGACTCGGAGGCTTTTTATATGTTGAACCCGGACGGCAACGGAGGTCCTGAACTCAGTATTTTCTTACTAAGaatttaa
- the LOC119991093 gene encoding ABC transporter G family member 15-like isoform X2 produces MENWRGFESSDDGGGLVRGKKVNYLVWEDVTVMDGSSNKLLSGLSGYAQTDRIMAIMGPSGSGKSTLLDAFAGRLSGNLWITGNVLLDGRKRRKNDTDISYVTQQDVFLGTLTVKETLTYSAHLRLPSTMTMKERNKVVEDTITKMGLEYCADTRIGNWSSRGISSGEKRRLSISVHILTRPRVLFLDEPTTGLDSAAAFFVICTLRNIACDGTIVVCSIHQPSIDVFQLFDDLFLLASGETVYLGEAEAALEFFAEAGFPCPVKRDPADHFLRCITSHFNKIIATLKQGGPSTSDTSQPMTTAEIKAILIDNYKFSKNATDARKMIQQIYITEEDDSESNNISYPSWWRQLWTLTCRSSMNMSRDIGYYWLRMAFYVLVSISAGTLEFDVGTGSQALASRGRSCGFIFGIMICLSIGGLPFFTEEIRVFTRERFSGDYGEAVYVVSNFISSLPFVVAISLSSATILNYMVKFHPGFSHYLYFCIVLFCSIAITEACNLVIAALIHNPLLAAGISASYGAFMMMASNVFRPVSELPKIFWRYPVSYISHTQWAVQGQFKNDMIGLQFDPPVPGLPKLQGETILQNSLGINPNISKWWDVMALLAEIICYKLLFYMALRYKERVSSLFHSLCAKKTILQPAQRPSSSRE; encoded by the exons ATGGAGAACTGGAGAGGCTTCGAGAGtagtgatgatggtggtggCCTGGTTAGGGGAAAGAAAGTAAACTATTTGGTGTGGGAGGATGTAACAGTGATGGATGGTTCATCAAACAAGTTGCTAAGTGGACTTAGTGGGTATGCACAAACTGATCGAATCATGGCCATAATGGGTCCTTCTGGCTCAGGCAAATCTACCCTACTTGATGCTTTCGCTg GAAGGCTCTCTGGAAATCTCTGGATTACTGGGAATGTTCTATTGGATGggagaaagaggagaaaaaatgaCACAGATATT TCTTATGTCACTCAACAAGATGTCTTCTTGGGAACTCTCACAGTCAAAGAAACCCTAACTTACTCTGCCCATCTGAGGCTTCCTTCCACAATGACAATGAAGGAGAGGAACAAGGTTGTTGAAGATACCATAACCAAGATGGGTCTTGAATACTGTGCTGATACTAGGATTGGAAACTGGAGTTCCAGAGGCATAAGCAGTGGCGAGAAGAGGAGGCTGAGCATAAGTGTCCACATACTAACGCGGCCGCGAGTCTTGTTCCTGGATGAACCCACCACTGGCCTGGACAGTGCTGCAGCTTTCTTTGTGATTTGTACTCTGAGAAACATTGCTTGCGATGGAACTATCGTCGTTTGCTCCATTCATCAACCGAGCATCGATGTCTTCCAACTGTTTGATGATTTGTTTCTCCTGGCAAGTGGAGAAACTGTGTATTTGGGGGAGGCAGAGGCAGCTCTAGAG TTCTTTGCAGAAGCAGGGTTTCCTTGTCCGGTAAAAAGAGATCCTGCTGATCATTTCCTTCGATGTATAACATCCCACTTCAACAAAATAATTGCAACTCTGAAGCAA GGCGGTCCGAGCACATCAGATACTTCACAGCCTATGACAACAGCAGAGATCAAAGCAATACTGATAGATAACTACAAGTTTTCCAAGAATGCAACAGATGCAAGAAAAATGATTCAACAAATATATATCACT GAAGAAGATGACAGTGAATCAAACAATATTAGCTACCCCAGCTGGTGGAGACAGCTATGGACATTGACATGCCGTTCTTCCATGAACATGTCAAGAGATATTGGGTACTATTGGTTACGTATGGCTTTCTATGTACTCGTATCGATATCTGCAGGGACTTTGGAGTTTGACGTAGGGACAGGAAGCCAAGCACTTGCTTCGAGAGGGAGGAGCTGCGGGTTTATCTTCGGCATCATGATCTGCTTATCAATTGGGGGATTACCATTCTTCACAGAGGAAATAAGG GTTTTCACTCGCGAAAGGTTTTCCGGGGACTATGGAGAGGCTGTCTATGTAGTATCCAACTTCATCTCATCATTGCCTTTCGTGGTTGCCATATCTCTCTCTTCAGCAACAATACTAAACTATATGGTGAAGTTTCATCCAGGTTTCTCTCACTACTTGTATTTCTGTATCGTTCTCTTCTGCAGCATTGCCATTACAGAGGCCTGTAATTTGGTAATTGCTGCACTAATACACAATCCTCTATTGGCAGCCGGAATTTCAGCCAGCTATGGT GCTTTCATGATGATGGCATCTAATGTTTTCAGACCAGTTTCTGAACTTCCTAAGATATTTTGGCGCTACCCAGTTTCATACATCAGCCATACCCAATGGGCAGTACAG GGTCAGTTCAAGAATGACATGATTGGACTTCAATTCGACCCTCCAGTGCCTGGACTACCAAAGCTTCAAGGGGAAACAATTCTCCAGAATTCCTTGGGGATTAACCCAAATATTTCAAAGTGGTGGGATGTCATGGCTCTCTTAGCTGAGATAATATGCTACAAATTACTCTTCTACATGGCACTACGGTACAAGGAAAGGGTGTCATCACTATTTCATAGCTTATGTGCCAAGAAAACTATCCTACAACCTGCTCAAAGACCTTCCTCCAGTAGGGAGTGA